One Staphylococcus ratti DNA segment encodes these proteins:
- a CDS encoding thioredoxin family protein produces MNVSKQLNNTFKNKDNEIHLIFGYTPMCGTCKISERMLDIANEVAQLPLEKRNLNFYPEFSQQFEIQSVPILLIMKNNQELERIYAFQSVTYLLEKLKKSVDEN; encoded by the coding sequence ATGAATGTTTCGAAGCAATTGAACAATACATTTAAAAATAAAGATAATGAGATTCATTTAATTTTTGGTTACACACCGATGTGTGGAACATGTAAAATATCCGAGCGCATGCTAGATATTGCTAACGAAGTGGCTCAGTTACCATTAGAAAAACGAAATTTAAATTTCTATCCTGAATTTAGCCAACAATTTGAAATACAGTCTGTACCGATATTATTGATTATGAAAAACAATCAAGAACTAGAACGCATCTATGCTTTTCAATCTGTGACGTATTTGTTAGAGAAGTTAAAAAAATCTGTTGACGAAAATTGA
- the gcvH gene encoding glycine cleavage system protein GcvH: MAVPSELKYSKEHEWVKVEGNIATVGITDFAQNELGDIVFVELPEVDDEVAEGETFGSVESVKTVSELYSPVSGKIVEINENLEDEPEAVNESPYEKAWMVKVEITDESELDALMDAQGYQEMIGE; this comes from the coding sequence GTGGCAGTGCCAAGTGAATTAAAGTATTCAAAAGAACATGAATGGGTAAAAGTTGAAGGCAACATCGCAACTGTCGGTATTACAGATTTTGCACAAAACGAATTAGGAGATATCGTATTCGTTGAACTTCCAGAAGTCGATGATGAAGTAGCTGAAGGTGAAACTTTCGGTAGCGTTGAATCTGTTAAAACAGTTTCAGAATTATATTCACCAGTATCTGGCAAAATCGTAGAAATTAACGAAAACCTTGAAGATGAGCCAGAAGCTGTAAATGAATCACCATACGAAAAAGCATGGATGGTTAAAGTGGAAATAACTGACGAAAGTGAACTTGATGCGTTAATGGATGCACAAGGCTATCAAGAAATGATCGGCGAATAA
- a CDS encoding methionine ABC transporter permease has product MGKSFSEILSEMITMPHIRWDEVWIATYETLYMTVISTIFAFVFGLIIGVILFLTSKSKSKVGRIFYSIVSFFVNLFRAIPFIILILLLIPFTSLVLGTISGPTGALPALIIGASPFYGRLVEIALKEIDKGVIEAAWSMGANTWTVIRKVLIPESLPALVSGITVTAIALVGSTAIAGVIGAGGLGNLAYLTGFTRNQNDVILISTILILVIVFVIQFLGDWTTNKIDKR; this is encoded by the coding sequence ATGGGTAAAAGTTTTAGCGAAATATTGAGTGAAATGATAACGATGCCTCATATACGATGGGATGAGGTGTGGATAGCCACATACGAAACACTCTATATGACGGTGATTTCTACCATTTTTGCGTTTGTTTTTGGGCTTATCATTGGCGTGATTTTATTTTTGACATCTAAAAGTAAATCCAAAGTAGGGCGCATCTTTTACAGCATCGTTTCATTTTTTGTTAACTTATTCCGAGCGATTCCATTTATCATATTGATTTTATTGCTCATTCCTTTTACAAGTTTAGTACTTGGCACGATTAGTGGACCAACGGGCGCGTTACCAGCGTTAATTATTGGCGCTTCGCCATTTTACGGACGACTTGTTGAGATTGCATTAAAAGAGATTGATAAAGGTGTCATCGAAGCTGCTTGGTCTATGGGGGCAAACACTTGGACAGTTATTCGAAAGGTGCTCATTCCAGAGTCCCTTCCAGCGCTCGTTTCAGGTATTACTGTAACAGCTATTGCACTCGTAGGGTCAACGGCGATTGCAGGTGTAATTGGCGCAGGTGGATTAGGGAATTTAGCTTATTTAACTGGTTTTACGCGAAATCAAAATGATGTCATTTTAATTTCGACAATTTTAATTTTAGTTATCGTCTTCGTTATTCAATTTTTGGGAGATTGGACAACGAATAAAATAGATAAACGATAA
- a CDS encoding toprim domain-containing protein gives MTMINKIIVVEGKSDKKRVNEVLLEPVEIVCTHGTMGIEKLDNMIESLYGKQVYILVDADAEGRKIRKWFHKYLSESIDIFVDSTYSEVARCPRDYLSNVLGRHGFNVKNDFYVKGKYSYHECFEAIEQYI, from the coding sequence ATGACGATGATTAACAAGATAATTGTTGTAGAAGGCAAATCTGATAAAAAAAGAGTTAACGAGGTGTTACTAGAGCCTGTCGAAATCGTTTGTACTCACGGGACGATGGGGATTGAAAAATTGGATAACATGATTGAATCATTATATGGCAAGCAAGTCTATATTCTTGTTGATGCTGATGCGGAAGGACGAAAGATTCGAAAATGGTTTCATAAGTATTTGAGTGAAAGTATTGATATCTTTGTCGATTCAACTTATAGTGAAGTGGCACGTTGCCCACGAGATTACCTCTCAAATGTATTAGGACGTCATGGGTTTAATGTTAAAAACGACTTTTATGTAAAAGGAAAGTATTCGTATCATGAATGTTTCGAAGCAATTGAACAATACATTTAA
- a CDS encoding methionine ABC transporter ATP-binding protein, producing the protein MIELKNIVKRYESKSQTVTAVDDIDLNIDKGTIFGIIGFSGAGKSTLIRLFNYLETPTSGEVIIGGENIGQLSKRALRHKRQKVSMIFQHFNLLWSRTVLDNVLFPLEIAGVPKKEAKTKALELIERVGLKGREKAYPSELSGGQKQRVGIARALTNDPEVLLCDEATSALDPQTTDEILDLLLQLKKEQNLTIIIITHEMHVIRRICDEVAVMERGRIIEQAEITEFFENPKHSVSRRFVQEDLKPSAEYEDISELVEINASDKLVKLNFSGEATTQPIVSYITRTHHVAVNILEANIKHSKKGIIGFILLHLQNVSEHEFEQLTLELAEKKIEVEVISHG; encoded by the coding sequence TTGATCGAGCTTAAAAATATTGTTAAACGGTACGAGAGCAAATCCCAAACTGTGACAGCTGTAGATGATATCGATTTAAATATTGATAAAGGGACCATTTTTGGTATTATCGGCTTTTCTGGTGCGGGAAAAAGTACATTAATACGATTGTTTAATTATTTAGAAACGCCAACTTCTGGTGAGGTCATCATTGGTGGTGAAAATATAGGACAACTAAGTAAACGTGCACTTCGTCACAAAAGGCAAAAAGTGAGCATGATTTTTCAACATTTTAACTTATTATGGTCACGTACAGTTTTAGACAATGTGTTATTTCCGTTAGAAATTGCAGGTGTTCCAAAGAAGGAGGCAAAAACGAAAGCACTAGAACTTATAGAACGTGTCGGGTTAAAAGGGCGAGAAAAAGCATACCCTTCCGAATTGTCTGGTGGACAAAAACAGCGTGTAGGTATCGCGCGTGCATTAACGAATGACCCAGAAGTATTGCTTTGTGATGAGGCAACTAGTGCACTTGATCCACAAACAACAGATGAAATTTTAGATTTATTGCTACAACTCAAAAAAGAACAAAATTTAACGATTATTATTATTACGCATGAAATGCATGTGATTCGTCGTATTTGTGATGAAGTAGCGGTGATGGAAAGAGGGCGGATTATTGAACAAGCTGAAATAACAGAATTTTTCGAGAATCCAAAACATTCTGTCTCTAGAAGATTTGTTCAAGAAGATTTAAAGCCAAGTGCAGAATACGAGGATATTTCTGAGTTAGTAGAAATTAATGCTTCTGATAAATTAGTCAAACTTAATTTTTCAGGAGAGGCTACAACACAACCAATCGTTTCGTACATCACACGAACACATCATGTGGCAGTGAACATTTTGGAGGCGAATATTAAACATTCCAAAAAAGGGATTATAGGCTTTATTTTGTTACACCTTCAAAATGTTTCAGAGCATGAATTTGAACAATTAACACTAGAGTTAGCAGAAAAGAAAATTGAAGTTGAGGTGATAAGCCATGGGTAA